Proteins from a genomic interval of Rubinisphaera italica:
- a CDS encoding tetratricopeptide repeat protein yields MKIISIRQLPLTLLLCAIASPVMASTPLEAASASEINVANELVEEGKFDEALESYRQIQPTSKTKEELNYNIAVAEYRKGETEAAKTLFTEVSASPQSALAAAARYNLGNCFYADAVAQAEQDRPAAIEALQQAIQHYRGSLAVDANQVDARANIELAMEFLKKLKQEQKQEQEQQQKENQEQNQENKDQQKQDSESQDSESMKNDSQQDQESKEKPNESKSDPQSQEGSEQKEEKPFEESQKNPGEQNEQPQPEQDPSQSMNPQSKSPKDQAKPEEQSPGEKSEEEPSSKEDQPVPSGELKAANEEDQSQQPSGQVGVNDPNAKETPMSKEEALKMLQAVRDRDFLRRLRQEQKERRRHIPTDRDW; encoded by the coding sequence ATGAAAATTATTTCGATCAGACAATTGCCGCTGACTCTGCTCCTGTGTGCGATCGCCTCACCAGTGATGGCGAGCACGCCATTGGAGGCAGCCAGTGCTTCAGAGATTAATGTCGCCAACGAGTTGGTCGAGGAAGGAAAATTTGACGAGGCTCTGGAAAGTTATCGTCAAATTCAACCCACTTCCAAAACCAAAGAGGAATTGAACTACAACATTGCGGTCGCTGAATACCGGAAGGGAGAAACCGAAGCGGCAAAGACCTTGTTTACGGAGGTCTCCGCTTCTCCTCAATCAGCCTTGGCAGCCGCTGCTCGATATAACCTGGGAAATTGTTTTTATGCCGACGCCGTAGCACAGGCTGAGCAAGATCGGCCAGCAGCGATCGAGGCATTGCAACAGGCGATTCAACATTATCGTGGCTCACTGGCTGTGGATGCGAACCAGGTCGATGCGCGTGCCAATATCGAACTGGCGATGGAATTCCTGAAGAAATTGAAACAAGAACAGAAGCAAGAGCAGGAGCAGCAGCAGAAAGAGAATCAGGAACAAAATCAGGAAAATAAGGATCAACAGAAACAGGACTCTGAGTCTCAAGATTCGGAATCGATGAAAAATGATTCTCAGCAGGATCAAGAATCCAAAGAGAAGCCGAATGAGTCGAAGTCCGATCCTCAGTCCCAAGAGGGATCTGAACAGAAAGAAGAGAAGCCGTTTGAAGAGTCTCAGAAAAACCCGGGCGAACAGAATGAACAACCCCAGCCTGAGCAGGATCCTTCACAGTCCATGAATCCGCAATCGAAATCTCCCAAAGATCAAGCCAAACCTGAGGAACAATCTCCGGGTGAAAAATCTGAAGAAGAGCCTTCTTCTAAAGAGGATCAGCCTGTTCCTTCTGGCGAGTTGAAAGCGGCCAACGAAGAGGATCAAAGTCAACAGCCGAGTGGCCAGGTGGGCGTCAACGATCCGAATGCCAAGGAGACTCCGATGTCGAAAGAGGAAGCTCTCAAAATGTTGCAGGCTGTTCGCGATCGGGATTTTCTTCGAAGACTACGCCAGGAACAAAAAGAACGCAGGCGACATATCCCAACGGATCGGGACTGGTAA
- a CDS encoding VWA domain-containing protein encodes MDIQFGNPGNLYLLVIVVLGLGLTAWAGIARMRAATKFATPSQRRRILPPGNSTQQWLSALLVSASLALMAVALTDIRWGKAWHEVPQKGIEVMFVLDVSRSMLAEDASPNRLERAKQQIKDMVDEMAGDRIGLITFAGDTRQSVPLTSHYEDFKQTLDSVGPHTVLSGGSRLGDAITAAANGFMNKTNDHKAIVIFTDGEDQESNPVQVAEKLYAEKGIRIFTVGLGDMVQGARVPETDQGRSGYVQYKGQQVWSKMNGQILQEIAEKTDGAYIPAGTRRVNMADVYHSYVANVEQVEFETAKINSYIARFQWFAVPALVLLLLEVLLSTRKAKVNIEKQSSREAAVVEKKQAA; translated from the coding sequence ATGGACATTCAATTTGGAAACCCTGGCAATCTTTATTTGCTGGTGATTGTGGTTCTCGGACTCGGCTTGACGGCCTGGGCGGGGATTGCCCGGATGCGGGCCGCAACGAAGTTCGCGACACCTTCCCAGCGGAGGCGGATTCTGCCACCGGGGAATTCCACTCAGCAATGGCTGTCTGCTCTGCTGGTCTCTGCCAGCCTGGCACTCATGGCCGTTGCATTGACCGATATTCGTTGGGGCAAAGCCTGGCACGAAGTTCCTCAAAAAGGGATCGAAGTGATGTTCGTCCTCGATGTCTCCAGAAGTATGCTCGCTGAAGATGCTTCACCGAATCGACTCGAACGTGCCAAGCAACAAATTAAGGATATGGTCGACGAAATGGCTGGCGATCGCATCGGGCTCATTACCTTTGCCGGAGATACTCGCCAGTCGGTGCCGCTCACAAGTCACTACGAAGACTTCAAGCAGACGCTCGATTCTGTCGGACCTCATACGGTTTTAAGCGGAGGCTCGCGACTGGGCGATGCCATCACGGCTGCCGCGAATGGATTTATGAATAAGACGAATGATCATAAAGCGATCGTCATTTTCACGGATGGAGAAGATCAGGAGAGCAATCCTGTTCAAGTCGCTGAAAAACTGTATGCCGAGAAAGGCATTCGCATTTTCACAGTCGGACTGGGCGACATGGTTCAGGGAGCACGTGTCCCGGAAACGGATCAGGGTCGAAGCGGCTATGTTCAATACAAGGGACAGCAGGTCTGGTCGAAAATGAACGGCCAGATCTTACAGGAAATCGCTGAGAAGACGGACGGAGCCTATATCCCAGCCGGAACCCGCCGGGTCAACATGGCCGATGTTTATCACAGCTATGTGGCGAATGTGGAACAGGTTGAATTTGAGACGGCTAAAATCAATTCCTACATTGCCAGATTCCAATGGTTCGCAGTGCCTGCATTGGTTCTGTTATTACTGGAAGTTCTGTTGTCTACCCGTAAGGCAAAAGTGAATATCGAAAAGCAGTCCAGTCGGGAAGCGGCTGTTGTTGAGAAAAAGCAGGCCGCTTGA
- a CDS encoding transposase: MVTIRRIVDDQLYVHFVTFSVDKRQKRLDHDHPKRILLGVLNDQMEKKSAKCPGFVSMPDHVHA; the protein is encoded by the coding sequence ATGGTCACAATTCGCCGGATTGTGGATGATCAACTATATGTTCATTTTGTGACATTCTCAGTTGATAAACGGCAAAAACGATTGGATCATGATCATCCCAAACGAATTCTGCTCGGCGTTTTGAATGACCAGATGGAAAAGAAGTCTGCAAAATGTCCTGGTTTTGTCAGCATGCCAGATCATGTGCATGCCTGA
- a CDS encoding IS30 family transposase encodes MSHTHLTAEERDSIAHMHALGHSRIEIARELSRDPSTISRELRRNSDATGKYFAGKADRKARRRRQLCKLPWKLNHAPLKEFLLDKLSLKWSPEQIAGQLLRLHPREARMRISIETIYAWIKANKKQGGNIYRQLRQSRKKRRKRYGTGISRRCDPTKKPMDQRPVSARNRSRIGHWESDTIEGQKGTGYIVTHVERKTGYLVASYLPDKKASTLNAASVFAFEGLPSSLIRTLTTDNGSEFSGHRELEQALHCAIYFAPARQPWQRGQNENTNGLLRQYFLKGSDFRKLKAEDIQAAVMELNNRPRKKYQFKSPHELFEPKTRAFQN; translated from the coding sequence ATGTCACACACGCATCTTACTGCTGAGGAACGTGATTCCATAGCGCACATGCACGCCCTGGGACACTCTCGAATAGAAATTGCGCGCGAGTTATCCCGAGACCCCAGCACGATCTCCCGAGAACTGCGGCGGAATTCGGATGCGACCGGGAAGTATTTCGCCGGGAAAGCCGACCGCAAAGCGCGACGGCGTCGACAACTCTGCAAACTCCCCTGGAAACTCAACCACGCTCCGCTCAAAGAATTCCTGCTCGATAAGTTGTCTCTCAAGTGGTCGCCGGAACAGATTGCAGGTCAACTCTTGCGACTGCATCCTCGGGAGGCCAGAATGCGAATATCCATTGAGACGATTTACGCCTGGATCAAAGCAAACAAAAAGCAGGGCGGCAACATCTACAGGCAGCTGCGTCAATCGAGAAAGAAACGCCGCAAACGCTACGGCACAGGGATCTCCAGACGATGCGACCCGACCAAAAAGCCAATGGATCAGCGACCGGTTTCTGCACGCAATCGTTCGCGGATCGGGCACTGGGAATCGGATACCATCGAGGGTCAAAAGGGGACCGGCTACATTGTCACGCATGTCGAACGCAAGACCGGCTATCTTGTGGCGAGCTATCTGCCGGACAAGAAAGCATCGACGTTGAACGCGGCTTCGGTGTTTGCGTTTGAGGGGTTGCCATCGTCATTGATTCGAACTTTGACGACGGACAACGGGAGTGAGTTTTCGGGTCATCGAGAGTTGGAGCAAGCCCTGCATTGTGCGATCTATTTTGCTCCGGCTCGCCAGCCGTGGCAACGCGGCCAGAATGAGAACACCAACGGGCTTCTGCGGCAATACTTCCTGAAGGGGAGCGATTTCCGTAAACTGAAAGCCGAGGATATTCAAGCGGCTGTGATGGAGTTGAACAACCGGCCTCGCAAAAAGTACCAATTCAAATCACCACACGAACTGTTCGAACCCAAAACCCGTGCATTTCAAAATTGA
- a CDS encoding AAA family ATPase produces MLQENNTRERINELTHEIQKQNAPFQAIVEQVNHVLVGQEKLVHRMLIGLLANGHLLIEGVPGLAKTTAVASLAKAINTGFQRLQFTPDLLPADLIGTQVYRPQDQTFVVQKGPIFSNLILADEINRAPAKVQSALLEAMQERQVTIGGETFPLDNPFLVMATQNPVEQEGTYQLPEAQTDRFMLKVIVDYPNRDEEIRILQRMSRTSAKFDIQPVTTPAEILAARELIDEIYVDAKVQNYVVDLVMATRNPEAYGLPLSELIQFGGSPRATINLTLAAKANAFLAGRGYVTPADVKEIALDVLRHRIMVTYEAEAEERTSESIVTEILNHVVAP; encoded by the coding sequence ATGCTTCAAGAAAATAATACTCGTGAGCGGATTAATGAATTGACTCACGAGATTCAGAAACAGAACGCTCCTTTTCAGGCGATTGTCGAGCAGGTCAATCATGTGCTTGTCGGGCAGGAAAAGCTTGTCCATCGGATGCTGATTGGACTCCTCGCCAACGGACACCTTTTAATTGAGGGGGTGCCGGGTTTGGCGAAGACGACCGCAGTGGCCAGTCTTGCCAAAGCGATCAATACTGGTTTTCAGCGATTGCAATTCACGCCCGACTTGCTGCCTGCCGATTTGATTGGGACGCAGGTCTATCGTCCTCAGGATCAAACCTTTGTCGTGCAAAAGGGGCCGATTTTTTCGAATCTGATTCTGGCCGATGAAATCAACCGTGCTCCTGCCAAAGTGCAAAGCGCATTGCTCGAAGCGATGCAGGAGCGACAGGTGACCATTGGGGGCGAGACCTTCCCGTTGGATAATCCGTTCCTGGTGATGGCGACTCAAAACCCAGTCGAGCAGGAGGGGACTTATCAGTTACCGGAAGCTCAGACTGATCGTTTCATGTTGAAGGTGATCGTCGATTACCCCAACCGTGACGAAGAAATACGAATTTTGCAGAGGATGAGTCGGACGTCTGCAAAGTTTGATATTCAACCCGTGACGACTCCAGCAGAAATTCTGGCTGCTCGGGAGCTGATTGATGAGATTTATGTTGATGCGAAAGTTCAGAATTATGTTGTCGATTTAGTGATGGCGACGCGAAATCCGGAAGCTTATGGATTGCCGTTGAGCGAACTGATTCAGTTCGGCGGCTCACCCCGGGCAACAATTAATCTCACACTGGCAGCCAAGGCGAATGCGTTTCTTGCAGGTCGGGGCTATGTGACTCCCGCCGACGTGAAAGAGATTGCTCTGGATGTTCTCCGGCACCGTATCATGGTGACTTACGAAGCTGAAGCGGAGGAACGAACCAGTGAATCGATCGTGACTGAAATTCTCAATCATGTGGTCGCTCCATAA
- a CDS encoding vWA domain-containing protein, which translates to MFYSPWYFLLLLIVPWMAWRLFAPRRRRAVRFSSLKIAQQMTPTLRQRLIWLPNALTMAAIIFLIVGIARPREGREQTVAESEGIAIEMVVDRSGSMQAMDFQIDGEHVDRLTAIKKVAGEFVMGSDGHELEGRFSDLVGLITFAGYADGETPPTLDHSFLVSQLNNASIVTTRNEDGTAIGDAISLAVEKLNALDARQKQKVQSKVIILLTDGENNAGQLEPVQAAELAATMGIKVYTIGVGTKGQAPVPVTDAFGRQRIQWMPVNIDEETLTKVAEVTGGKYFRATDTDSLANIYTEIDQLEKTKVEAKHFVDYRELAVQSYAGPISVPPLLLIAFVLLAARLVLQQTWLRELTS; encoded by the coding sequence ATGTTTTACTCACCCTGGTACTTCCTGCTGTTATTGATTGTCCCGTGGATGGCGTGGCGATTGTTTGCTCCGCGTCGTCGGCGAGCGGTTCGGTTCAGCAGTCTGAAAATCGCTCAACAAATGACGCCGACTTTGCGTCAGCGCTTGATCTGGCTACCGAATGCCTTAACGATGGCAGCGATCATTTTCCTCATTGTGGGAATCGCTCGACCTCGTGAAGGACGCGAACAAACGGTTGCCGAGAGCGAAGGGATTGCCATCGAGATGGTTGTGGATCGCAGTGGCAGTATGCAGGCGATGGACTTTCAGATTGATGGCGAACATGTGGATCGTCTGACTGCGATCAAGAAAGTGGCTGGTGAATTTGTCATGGGATCAGACGGTCATGAACTCGAAGGGCGCTTCAGCGATCTGGTCGGACTGATCACATTCGCAGGCTATGCCGATGGCGAAACGCCTCCGACACTCGATCATTCGTTTCTCGTCTCTCAGCTCAACAATGCCAGTATCGTGACCACTCGAAATGAAGACGGCACTGCAATTGGAGATGCGATTTCGCTAGCCGTGGAAAAACTGAACGCACTCGATGCACGACAAAAACAAAAGGTGCAAAGCAAAGTCATCATCCTGCTGACGGACGGCGAGAATAACGCAGGTCAACTGGAACCGGTGCAGGCCGCAGAACTGGCTGCGACGATGGGCATCAAAGTTTACACCATCGGCGTCGGAACCAAAGGACAGGCCCCCGTGCCTGTGACCGATGCCTTCGGTCGTCAGCGGATTCAGTGGATGCCGGTCAACATCGATGAGGAGACCTTGACCAAAGTAGCCGAAGTGACTGGCGGCAAATACTTTCGAGCGACAGATACGGATTCTCTGGCCAATATTTATACAGAGATCGACCAACTAGAAAAGACAAAAGTGGAGGCGAAACATTTTGTCGATTACCGCGAATTGGCGGTGCAATCGTATGCCGGGCCGATCTCTGTTCCGCCTTTGTTATTGATCGCTTTCGTGTTACTGGCAGCACGACTCGTGCTTCAGCAAACCTGGCTCAGAGAGCTGACATCCTAA
- a CDS encoding BatD family protein — protein sequence MNRQHIISEFKLLALVGALVLIGLNSSSAATPAVQEEVSKKSVQVAEPFTVAWTVTASANAKVTFPESGKQLGDFDIMDTNDLFDIPVENSAARTWTRRMTLESIQTGELTIPSLEIQVSDASGSQRVRSDPVTIHVASVLEDRSDPTQFRDIQSVVNVEVPVLPTYEWVWWTAGGFSGLVLLSMTVLFVTRRKSKLSPEKWALLQLDNLELEIEAGSTDSEKVTDKISEIVHDFLQLQLGISESGCTSDELLRQVHKDEQFSSDSTEQLTKLFSSLDQSKYAGLKMDSETLLSTLQETRLLVQRVTKELIAVSTGVD from the coding sequence ATGAATCGGCAACATATCATCTCTGAATTCAAGTTGCTGGCATTGGTTGGCGCACTGGTTTTGATTGGCCTCAATTCGTCTTCAGCCGCAACTCCAGCGGTTCAAGAGGAAGTGTCAAAAAAATCGGTGCAGGTGGCAGAGCCTTTCACCGTCGCATGGACGGTCACGGCTTCGGCGAATGCGAAAGTCACTTTTCCGGAAAGCGGCAAGCAACTGGGCGATTTTGACATTATGGATACGAACGACCTGTTCGATATTCCTGTCGAAAATTCGGCAGCCAGAACCTGGACTCGACGAATGACACTGGAAAGTATTCAGACGGGCGAGTTGACGATTCCCTCTCTGGAAATTCAGGTGAGTGACGCAAGCGGTTCTCAGAGGGTGCGATCCGATCCGGTGACGATTCATGTCGCCAGCGTGCTCGAAGATCGTTCCGATCCGACTCAGTTTCGGGATATTCAATCCGTGGTCAATGTCGAAGTTCCCGTGCTGCCGACTTATGAATGGGTCTGGTGGACTGCCGGAGGTTTCTCAGGCTTGGTGTTGTTGTCGATGACAGTTCTGTTTGTGACGCGCAGAAAATCAAAGCTCAGTCCCGAGAAATGGGCACTGCTGCAACTGGATAACCTGGAATTAGAAATTGAGGCTGGGTCTACAGACAGTGAAAAGGTAACAGATAAAATCTCAGAAATTGTTCACGACTTCCTGCAACTGCAGTTGGGAATCTCGGAGTCTGGATGCACCTCCGATGAATTGTTACGTCAGGTTCACAAGGACGAACAGTTCAGTTCGGATTCCACAGAACAACTGACGAAGCTGTTCAGTTCATTGGATCAATCGAAATACGCGGGTCTGAAGATGGATTCAGAGACGCTTCTGTCAACATTGCAGGAAACCCGGTTGCTGGTTCAAAGAGTCACTAAAGAATTAATCGCAGTCTCAACAGGTGTAGACTGA
- a CDS encoding Tex family protein — MNSPSFECFDLAQTVRSIATAVGVGEQQARAAIELLEDGNTLPFIARYRKEATKGLDETQLRLIEDALAKAHELAKRKTTILKTIDQLGLLTPALRQQIEQCDDKIVLEDLYLPYKPKRRTRAAMARERGLQPLADLLQKQQPLRPSRTEVIRPFINPENEVPDEEAALAGACDILAEQWAENVQTRSWLNEQSQRFGRIHSQVKRGKQDEGEKYEMYFDHEEAASRIPSHRLLAMKRGEAEGLLKVSLKLDEEIVLRKLKSRLSLNHQFELHSLMEQTAEDCYQRLLLPAAESTLLQERKEKADEEAIQVFSQNLRELLLAAPAGPKVTMGIDPGFRTGCKVAIVDGTGKYLESTAIYPTPPRNDIDGATKTLKQLMERHQVELIAIGNGTASRETDAFVTALLNDWNSQHQDQPPVLKVVVSESGASIYSASELAAREYPDLDVTVRGAICIAHRLQDPLAELVKIDPKSIGVGQYQHDVNQSQLRHGLDREVQSCVNMVGVDVNMASSSLLAHVAGIGPKLAEKIVEHRDDQGRYASRAALMKVPKLGKKVFEQAAGFLRIRDGKHPLDNSAVHPESYHIVETMAAQLGVETRQLVGNESLVSKLKAEEFVTPECGLPTVVDILAELAKPGRDPRSEFKVAQFSENVNEITDLKPGMILEGVITNVTKFGAFIDLGVHQDGLIHISELADRYVSSPSEVVSLGDIVRVKVLEVDVQRKRIAVSRKQA; from the coding sequence ATGAACAGTCCGTCCTTTGAATGCTTTGATCTTGCTCAGACGGTTCGTTCGATTGCCACTGCAGTGGGAGTGGGTGAGCAGCAGGCGCGGGCGGCGATTGAATTGCTTGAGGATGGGAATACGCTGCCGTTCATTGCCCGGTATCGGAAAGAGGCGACGAAAGGGCTTGATGAGACGCAGTTGCGTTTGATTGAAGATGCTCTGGCGAAAGCTCACGAGTTGGCGAAACGCAAAACGACGATTCTCAAAACGATTGATCAGCTCGGGCTGTTGACGCCCGCACTGCGTCAGCAGATTGAACAGTGTGATGACAAGATTGTGCTGGAAGATCTTTATCTGCCTTATAAGCCGAAGCGTCGAACACGAGCGGCGATGGCGCGGGAGCGGGGGCTGCAACCGTTGGCCGATCTGCTGCAAAAACAACAGCCGTTGCGGCCCTCTCGAACAGAGGTGATTCGTCCTTTTATCAATCCCGAGAATGAGGTTCCCGATGAAGAGGCTGCGCTGGCGGGGGCGTGTGATATTTTGGCTGAGCAATGGGCCGAAAATGTTCAGACTCGCAGCTGGCTCAACGAGCAGTCGCAGCGATTCGGGCGGATTCATTCGCAGGTGAAGCGGGGCAAGCAGGATGAGGGCGAGAAGTATGAGATGTACTTCGATCATGAAGAGGCGGCCAGCCGCATTCCTTCGCATCGTTTGCTGGCGATGAAACGGGGAGAGGCGGAAGGTTTGCTGAAGGTCAGCCTGAAGCTGGATGAGGAAATTGTGCTGCGTAAACTCAAATCGCGACTCTCGCTGAATCATCAATTCGAGTTGCATTCCTTGATGGAGCAGACCGCTGAGGATTGTTATCAGCGATTATTACTGCCCGCGGCTGAGTCGACACTCCTTCAGGAACGCAAAGAGAAAGCGGACGAAGAGGCGATTCAAGTCTTCTCTCAAAACCTGCGGGAACTGTTGCTGGCTGCTCCAGCTGGTCCGAAAGTGACGATGGGCATCGATCCCGGATTTCGTACAGGTTGCAAAGTCGCCATTGTCGATGGAACGGGGAAGTATCTGGAAAGCACGGCTATTTATCCGACGCCTCCTCGCAACGACATCGACGGAGCCACCAAGACACTGAAACAGTTGATGGAACGGCATCAGGTCGAGTTAATCGCCATCGGCAACGGGACTGCGTCTCGCGAAACGGATGCGTTTGTGACTGCTCTACTCAATGACTGGAATTCGCAGCATCAGGATCAGCCTCCCGTTCTCAAAGTCGTCGTCAGTGAATCGGGAGCTTCGATTTACTCGGCCAGTGAACTGGCGGCTCGGGAATATCCTGATCTGGATGTGACGGTGCGGGGGGCGATTTGTATTGCTCATCGATTGCAGGATCCGCTGGCGGAGTTGGTGAAGATCGATCCGAAATCGATTGGTGTGGGGCAGTATCAGCATGATGTGAATCAGTCCCAACTCCGGCACGGGCTGGATCGGGAAGTGCAGTCGTGTGTGAACATGGTCGGCGTCGATGTGAACATGGCGAGCAGTTCGTTGCTGGCTCATGTGGCGGGCATCGGGCCGAAGCTGGCCGAAAAGATTGTCGAACATCGGGATGACCAGGGCCGATACGCAAGCCGGGCGGCTTTGATGAAGGTGCCTAAACTGGGGAAGAAAGTCTTCGAGCAGGCGGCTGGCTTCCTGCGAATTCGCGACGGAAAACATCCGCTCGATAACTCAGCCGTCCATCCGGAAAGTTATCACATCGTTGAAACGATGGCGGCTCAACTCGGCGTGGAAACCCGTCAGCTGGTCGGCAATGAAAGTCTGGTTTCCAAATTGAAAGCCGAGGAGTTTGTGACCCCCGAGTGCGGCTTGCCCACCGTAGTGGACATTCTGGCCGAACTCGCCAAACCGGGTCGCGATCCCCGCAGCGAATTCAAAGTCGCCCAGTTCTCCGAAAACGTCAACGAAATCACAGACCTCAAACCAGGCATGATCCTCGAAGGAGTCATCACCAACGTCACCAAATTCGGAGCCTTCATCGACCTCGGCGTCCACCAGGACGGCCTCATTCACATTTCCGAACTGGCAGACCGCTATGTGAGTTCCCCGAGCGAGGTGGTTTCGCTGGGGGATATTGTGCGAGTGAAGGTGTTGGAGGTGGATGTGCAGAGAAAACGAATCGCGGTTTCGAGGAAGCAGGCTTGA
- a CDS encoding helix-turn-helix transcriptional regulator codes for MSLPDVTHLQFFILYLIRNDAHSGRYLRERLAEEGARKSAPAFYQLMSRMEDAMLISGWYESFVVSGQTIKERKYKITPEGQRTIKFVQQFYCDKTQFSNEQDFRQIDKGV; via the coding sequence ATGTCACTTCCCGACGTGACGCATTTGCAGTTTTTTATACTATACCTAATTCGTAATGATGCGCATTCCGGTAGATATTTGCGTGAACGCTTAGCCGAAGAAGGAGCAAGAAAGAGTGCTCCTGCTTTTTATCAATTGATGTCGCGTATGGAAGATGCAATGCTAATTTCAGGTTGGTATGAATCGTTTGTAGTTAGTGGCCAAACCATAAAGGAGCGTAAGTACAAAATCACTCCTGAAGGTCAGCGTACAATTAAGTTCGTTCAGCAATTCTATTGTGACAAAACACAATTTTCGAATGAACAGGATTTCAGGCAAATAGATAAAGGAGTATGA
- a CDS encoding DUF58 domain-containing protein has product MIPREIFKKIRHIQIRTSHKVDEMLAGNWHSAFKGRGIEFEEVRPYQIGDDVRAIDWNVTARSDQPFVKLFREERELAVHLLVDLSGSQNLGTSTQTKRELIVELGALLAMSAIKNNDKVGLTLFTDGIEKSIPARKGSRHVLRLIRELLYCEPIGTGTNIKQALEHLSRVSKRRTVVFLISDFQDSQYERALKVAGRKHDIIPVVIADPREHEMPNVGLVRLQDEETGEIITLDTSSRRNRDRFAELYRLQTETRDNLFRKLRLLPIHLETGSDIVEPLHKYFHQRENRS; this is encoded by the coding sequence ATGATTCCACGCGAGATTTTCAAAAAAATCCGGCATATTCAGATTCGGACGTCTCATAAAGTCGACGAGATGCTGGCAGGTAACTGGCATTCGGCCTTCAAGGGACGTGGGATTGAATTCGAGGAAGTTCGTCCTTATCAGATTGGCGACGATGTTCGCGCAATCGACTGGAACGTGACTGCTCGCAGCGATCAGCCGTTCGTTAAGTTGTTTCGTGAAGAACGAGAGCTGGCCGTCCATCTGCTTGTTGATTTGAGTGGTTCGCAAAACCTGGGAACTTCAACGCAGACGAAGCGGGAACTCATTGTTGAGCTCGGGGCGTTGCTGGCGATGTCAGCCATTAAAAACAACGACAAGGTTGGCCTGACACTGTTTACCGATGGCATCGAAAAAAGCATTCCTGCCCGCAAGGGTTCCCGGCATGTTCTGCGATTGATTCGGGAACTGCTGTATTGTGAGCCGATCGGAACAGGAACGAATATCAAGCAGGCTTTGGAACATCTCAGTCGCGTATCGAAACGGCGTACGGTTGTGTTCCTGATCAGCGATTTTCAGGACAGCCAGTACGAACGAGCGTTGAAAGTGGCTGGACGTAAACACGACATCATTCCGGTCGTGATTGCCGATCCGCGAGAACATGAAATGCCCAATGTTGGGTTGGTTCGACTGCAGGATGAAGAGACAGGCGAGATCATTACGCTGGATACATCGAGTCGCAGAAATCGCGACCGCTTTGCAGAGTTGTATCGACTTCAAACTGAGACACGGGACAATCTGTTTCGCAAACTTCGTCTGCTGCCGATTCATCTGGAAACCGGTTCCGACATTGTGGAACCGCTCCACAAATACTTTCATCAACGGGAGAACCGATCATGA